The sequence CACGCTGTCACAAGACTTCTCCTTGAAAAAGAAACCATCGACGGACATGAAATAGATGCTCTGCTGGCAAAGATAGAATCAGGCGAAATAGACGCCTCCCTGCTCCAGCCCATCGAAAGAAAAAGCGAAGCAAAAGCTGAATCCGCCGAAGTTAAGGAAGGGGAAGAAGCGCAAGTTGAGACTGTTTGAGGTAACGCCCGAGAAAGATCGGATAATCTATGAGCTGAAAAAAGTAGGGGTAGACCCCTACGCCCTGAGAATGGCGGACAAGGCAGTTGCCAGAGCCGTTAAAATATGCGGGCTCACGCCCGCTCAGGGAAACATTATAAAGCAGGAGTCTCTTGCTTGCGGTATAGATGCCGCCGTGTGCAGAGGCACCGTAAACTGTGCGGTGGAAAGAACTGATGTTCTTATCATCGGAACCGAAAGAGGGCTGAAAGCACTGTCCGAAAGACTTGCCGTTCAGCCCTTTAATTTGCCTGAAACAGGCATAGCCTTAAAATCATTTCTCACAAAATCAAAAAAACGGTCATTCTTTTCCCGCGGAAGGGAATTTTCACTGGAAAAACCTCTCGTTATGGGTATTTTTAATGTGACTCCGGATTCCTTCAGCGACGGCGGCATGCTTGCAAACGAAGAGAGGGTGAAGGCGAAGCTCGCCTTATTTGCCTCTCAGGGTGCGGATATAACCGACATAGGCGGTGAATCCACAAGACCCGGATCTGATGCTGTTTCCCTTGAGGAGGAGCTGGCTAGAATTCTTCCCGCCGTTAAGCTTGCTAAGGAAATGGATCTTTTTGTATCCGTGGACACTTATAAAAGCAAAACAGCGCTAAAGGCTCTTGAAAAAGGAGCCGATATGATAAATGATATAAGCGGTCTTACCTTTGACAGCGATATGGCAAAAGTCTGTGCCGATTTCGGCGCCGCTGTCTGCCTGATGCACATCAAAGGCGAGCCGAAAAGCATGCAGGAAGCGCCCTCATACGCTAACCTGCTGGAAGAGGTTAAAAGCTTCCTTTACGATTCGGCGGATGCCGCGGTTAAAGCGGGCGTAAGGGAGGATTCGATAATTCTTGATCCGGGGTTCGGATTCGGAAAGACTTTGAAGGATAATCACGTTATCCTTAAATATCTGGAGGAATTCACCTCAATGGGTTTTCCGCTCCTTGCGGGGATGTCCAGAAAATCCATGATTGGCGGCATAACCGGAAAGCCGCCGCAGGAGAGGCTTATCGGAACAAAATCCCTTGAGGCGGTCGCTGTTTTCAAGGGGGCTGACATTATCCGTTCCCACGATGTGGCGGAAACCGCCGAGATGATTAAGGTGGTTGATTATTTAAGAAAGGCAGGGTGTGATGCCTGAATTTTTGAAATTTGTAACGCTTATTGACCTTTTGGACATGACTATTATCGCCGTTGTGGTGTACAGGATTCTTCTGCTCATAAAGGGCACAAGAGCCATACAGATGATTCTGGGCGTTCTTCTGCTCATTGTTATTGCCTTTGCTTCCAAATACTTAGGGCTTAAAACCACAAGCTGGGTTCTAAGCAACTTCACAGGTTATCTTTTCATAATTCTTGTTGTTCTCTTTCAGCCTGAAATCAGGAGGGCGCTGGCTGTCTTCGGTGAAACTAGGATGCTGGGCTCCGGCGGCAAATCGACACTGAAAGTTCTGGATGAAATAGTTAAGGCTGCGAGCATTCTCGCCAACAGGCAGATAGGCGCGCTTATCGTCATAGAGGGCAATACTGACCTTGAACATTATCTCGAAACGGGCGAGACGCTTAAGAGCCTTGTAACAAAGGATATACTGATAAGCATATTCATTCCCTACTCACCGCTCCATGATGGCGCTGTGATAATCAAGGACGGTGAAATTCTCAAAGCAGGGTGCATACTCCCCCTGAGCAAAAAGGTTGATATAGGCAAAAACTACGGAACCCGCCACAGGGCTGCGATAGGGATCACTGAGGAAACGGACGCGGTCAGCGTGACCGTCAGCGAGGAGAAAGGCTCCATAACTGTAGCTCACAAAGGTGTGCTGAGTGAGGAGCTTGATGCGGAAATGCTGAGGATCAGGCTGAAAGAACTCTTTGAAATTGACAAAAGAGGGGCTAAGAAAAAATGAAAAACCTTCATTTGAAAATACTTTCAGTTGTTATAGCCGTTTCTCTCTGGTTCGGACTGGTAAGCGGAGAGTATCAGGAGTTCAACGTGTATGCTCCCGTCAGGCTTAAAAACATGCAGGGTGAGCTTGTCGCCGTTTCCGCCGATACCCATGTGAATGTCACAGCGAAAACTCCCAGAGGACTCATGCGTGCTCTGGATTACAATGCCGTGACGGTAGAGATCGATGTTTCCGCTCTCGGTTACGGTGATACGTACCACAGACTTACACCAGAGGAGATCAAGCTCCCGTCAGGTGTTGAGCTTGTGCGTGTGGAGCCGGAAGGCATAAACATCACCGTGGATAAGCTTGTAAAAAAATCCACCAAGGTCGTCCCCACCTTCATAGGCGAGCCGCACCCGGGATTTAAGGTAGGCAGTGTTACTGTCTATCCCGAATATGTGGAAATTCAGGGAGCGACAAAGAAACTCGCCGGAATAAACTCCATAGAAACAAAGCCCGTTAACCTCTCCTCCAAAAAGGAGGGGCTGACCTACAGCATAGGTATAAAGGAGACCGACGGAGTTCTCACTTCAACTCCTGAACAGGTTGAAGTCTATGTAAGCTTTAAGGAAAACGTAATGGAGGACACCATCGACAATGTGTCCTTAATAGCGGTAAACCTGAACGATAACCTCACCGCTGTGATAAACGACATAGTCTCCGTCAGGGTGAAGGGTCGTAAGGATCTGCTCACACCCGAGAATATCGAAAAGAAAATCAAGTTCTACGTTGATCTTGAAAATATAGACAAGCCGGGCAGACACACGCTCAAGGTGCATTCAAGCAAAGCCGAGGGGTATCAGGTACTCAAAATAACCCCGAATAAGGTAAGGATTAGGCTCGAACGGAAAGGTGAATAAAGGTGAGAAAGTACTTCGGAACCGACGGGATCAGGGGAAAGGCAAACGTATTTCCCATGACGGCTTCATTCGCGCTGCGTCTTGGTCAGGCGGCAGCACAGCAGTTTAAAAACGGAAAGAAAACCCACCGTATTGTTGTGGGAAAGGATACTCGTGTTTCAGGCTATATGTTTGAAAACGCTCTCGTTGCGGGCATATGCTCCATGGGTGTGGACGCTGTGCAGGTGGGCGTTATCCCCACCCCCGCCATAGCCTTTATCACCCGCAGTCTCAGGGCTGACGCCGGGGTTGTAATATCAGCTTCCCACAATCCATATTATGATAACGGAATCAAGTTTTTTTCCTCCGAAGGGCTTAAGCTGCCCGATGAGGTGGAGCTTGCCATAGAGCAGAAAACCGACAGCATGGTTCACGGAGGAGAGGTTTCCATCTCCGCCGAGAACATAGGCAAGGCATACAGGATAGACACTGCGGTCGGGCGTTATGTTGAGTTTGTGAAAAGCAGTCTGGACAAGGATCTTGATCTTATGGGGATGAAGATTGTCATGGACTGCGCCCACGGCTCCGCCTACAGGGTTGCGCCTATGGCGATGATGGAGCTCGGCGCGAATGTCACCACCATAGGCGTTGAACCGAACGGAACAAACATAAACGACGGAGTGGGCTCTGTTCATCCCGAAAAAAGCGCTGAACTGGTGAAAAAACAGGGCGCGGATGTGGGCATCTCATTTGACGGTGACGCCGACAGGGTGATCTTCGTTGATGAAAAAGGCGAGGTTGTGGACGGCGACATAATCATGGGCATATGCGCCCGCCAGATGAAGCTGGAAGGCAGACTCAGCAGGGATACGCTGGTCGCTACAGTGATGAGCAACTACGGCTTTGAAAAATCCATGAACGGCATAGGGATAAATATTGAACGCTGCGCAGTGGGGGACAGGTATGTTCTCGCCAAGATGCTTGAAGGCGGCTATAACATAGGCGGAGAGCAGAGCGGACACATGATCTTCTCCGATTACAACACCACGGGCGACGGCATGATAAGCGCCATCCAGCTTCTCAAGGTTATGCGCAGAACAGGCAAGCCATTAAGCGAGCTCAAGCAGTTTATTGAGCTTTTTCCGCAGGTGCTGATCAACGAAAAGGTTGAAAAAAAGATCCCGCTGGATGAACTCACAGTGACATCAGCGCTTATAAAGTCGGTTGAGGAAAAGCTGAAGGGCAGGGGGCGTGTGCTTGTGCGCTACTCCGGCACGGAAAACAAGATAAGGGTTATGACCGAAGGCTACGATCATGATGAAATAACCTCAATGGCGCGGGACATAACCGATACAATAGTTAAAGAGATAGGTAAGAAGTGATGGTAAAACTCGGTGTAAATATAGACCACGTGGCAACGGTGAGACAGGCGAGAAGAGGTCATGAGCCCGATCCCGTTCAGGCTGCTGTTCTGGCGGAACTTGGCGGGGCGGACGGCATAACCGTTCATCTCAGGGAGGACAGAAGGCACATCAATGAGCGTGACGTAATGCTCCTTCGTGAGACGATCAATATCCCTTTGAATCTTGAAATGGCTTGCAGTGAGGAGATAATTCAGATAGCTCTCGCAGTGATGCCCGAAACCTGCACTCTGGTGCCTGAAAAGCGTGAGGAGCTCACCACTGAGGGCGGGCTTGATGTTATATCCAACTACGATATGGTTAAGTACACCGTGGAGCAGCTCATGAACGCGGGAATAGCCGTGAGCGTATTCATAGACCCCGACAACAGACAGATAGCGAAAGCCTGCGAAACCGGCGCAAAATATATTGAACTCCACACCGGCAGTTATGCCGAAGCTAAGGGCATGCAGCAGAGAGGCGAGCTTGCCAAGCTTTCCACAGCGGCGGATTTCGCCCTTGAGACAGGCTTCATAGTGAACGCCGGCCACGGACTGAACTATAAAAATGTCGGCGAGGTTGTCACTCTCCGAGGGATGCACGAGGTCAATATCGGGCATTCGATCATCGCCAGAAGCATATTCACCGGACTCACTCAGGCGGTGAAGGACATGCGGGAAGCCATGGACAGGGCTGCGCTCCATGCTGGGCTGTGACATTGTCGAGCTTTACAGAATTAAAGCGGCTTACGTGCGCTTCGGACAGAGGTTTCTGGATAAGATACTCTCAGAGCGGGAGCAGGCTGTTTTTCATAAAAGAAACAAAAACGGGATAAATTTCCTTGCCGGACGTTTCGCCGCGAAGGAATCCGTTTCAAAATCCCTCAAAACCGGAATGCGTGGAATAGGCTTTTCCGACATTGAGGTTCTGCCCGTCCGCGGCGGCGCCCCCGAGGTCTATGTCAAAGGCGTTAAGCGTCCGGATATTGAGGTTTCCATATCCCACGGCAAGGATTATGCCATTGCTGTCAGTATGATGAGGCAGGGCTGAGCCCCTTCCGCTATTAAAATCGTTTACAGATAAATAACAAAAGTTATTGTGCGGCATTGTTTTTGCTTGTTGAAAAACTTTGCCGTTCATACTATTATGTAATGTTTTGAGTGCAAATAAAGTTTGAAGATGCTTAAGGTCAGGTTTTTATGAGTGTTGTTGTTATTCCGGCACGTTACGAATCAAGCCGTCTGCCGGGCAAGCCTCTGGTTAAAATAGGCGGAGTGCCTATGATTCTGCGCACGGCGGAAAGGTGTATGAAGTCCGGAGCGGACAGAGTGATCGTTGTTACGGATGATATGCGTGTGCTTGATGCCTGCGCGGCGGTTGACGGGCTGGAAGCCTCCATGTCAGACCCTGCGATCCCATCGGGAACGGACAGGGTCGCCAAGGTTGCAAAGTTCATAGAAGACGATATAGTTATAAATGTTCAGGGGGATGAGCCTTTTATCGATCCCGAACTCATTGACGCTCTCATAGCTGAGCTCAGGGCGGACGCGGAACTTAATATGGTGACAGCCTGCACCCCCTTTGAAGAGGGTGAGGATTCACTCAATCCCAACGCCGTCAAGGTTGTTTTTGACAATGCCGGCAAAGCTCTTTACTTCTCCCGCCTGCCCATCCCTTACGACAGGGACGGAAGCGGCGCACAGAGATACAGACACATCGGAATCTACGGATTCAGAAAGAATTTTTTACTGAAATTCTCCTCCATGGAACAGGGCAGGCTTGAAAACACAGAAAAGCTCGAACAGCTCCGCGCTATGGAAACCGGAGAAAAAATCCGCGTTATAGTAACAGGTTATAAGCCCGTCTCCGTTGACACGGCAGAGGATTTAATAAAAGCAGAAGAATATTTAAAAAGGTTGGGAAATGGCTAAGTATATTTTTGTAACGGGCGGGGTTCTGTCTTCGCTGGGAAAAGGAATAACGGCGGCTTCACTTGGCGCTCTTCTTGAGTCCAGAGGCTACAGGGTAACGGTGAAAAAGCTTGATCCGTATCTTAACGTTGACCCGGGAACTATGAGCCCGATTCAGCACGGAGAGGTTTTTGTGACTGAGGACGGAGCGGAGACAGATCTTGACCTTGGTCATTACGAGCGTTTCCTTTCCTCCTATACAACAAAAGAAAGCAACTACACCACGGGAAAAATATACAAATCCGTAATAGATAAAGAAAGAAGAGGCGATTATCTGGGGGCGACCGTTCAGGTTATTCCCCACATTACCGACGAAATAAAATCGAACATCCGGGCCGGAAGCGAGAACTTCGACATAGTTCTTGTGGAGATAGGCGGCACAGTGGGCGATATAGAATCCCTGCCCTTTCTTGAGGCTATCAGGCAGTTCCGCTATGAGGACGGGGAGAACAACGTGCTGTACATCCACGTAACTCTTGTTCCGTACATGAAAAAAGCGGGCGAGCTGAAAACAAAACCCACTCAGCACTCTGTTAAGACCCTGCGCGAGATAGGTATACAGGCGGATGTGCTTGTCTGCCGCTCCGAATATCCTCTTAACGACAACTACAGGGAGAAAATAGCCCTGTTCTGCAACGTTTCCAAGGAATGTGTAATCAATGCCATAGACGCGGCTTCAATATATGAGATCCCTCACAAAATGAGCAAAGAGGGGATAGACAGGGTCGTGCTGAAAAAGCTCCGTCTTGAGGAGAGGGAATCAGACCTTTCCGTATGGGAAGACATAGTCTACAGGTTAAAACAGCCGGAAGACACGGTTGATATAGCCGTTGTAGGCAAATACATTTCACTCAAAGACGCATACATAAGCATTTCCGAAGCCCTCCTTCACGGCAGCATAGCCAACAAGCTGAAGGTGAACATCAAGTGGATAGATGCCGAAGATCTTGAGGAAAACACACCGGACAAGTTCCTTGACGATGTGGACGGAGTCCTTATCCCCGGCGGCTTCGGCGACAGAGGCGTGGAAGGCAAGATTAACGCTGTTAACTTCGCCCGCATAAAGGATATTCCGCTGTTCGGAATATGTTTGGGGCTTCAGTGCATGGTGGTGGAATACGCCCGCAACGTGCTCAAGCTTGAAAACGCCCACAGCATCGAATTTGCCGAAAACACTCCCCATCCTGTTATCCACTACATGCTGGAGCAGAAAAATATACAGAACATGGGCGGAACCATGAGGCTCGGCGCTTATGCCTGCAAGCTTGAGGAAGGCAGCACGGCGTATGCCGCTTACGGTGAGCCGCTCATAAGCGAAAGACACAGGCACAGACTTGAGGTAAACAACGAATACAGGGAAGCTTTGAAAAAAGGCGGTCTTCATATAACGGGAATTAACCCCGAAAAGGATCTGGTTGAGATACTTGAACTTAAAACCCACAGGTGGTTTCTCGGGTGTCAGTTCCATCCGGAGTTTAAGTCCAAACCCACGAAACCCCACCCTCTGTTCTCAAGCTTCATAGCCGCTTCCTACAAGTTCAAGAAGGAGCGCGAGGAGCTGGAAGGCGAGGGGGAATAGATTGGATATTCTTGAAGCGGGCAAAAAGACCCTTGATGTTGAGATAGATGCCCTTCACAGAGTGAAGGATGCTCTCGGCGCCGGATTTGTGGACGCGGTTGAGCTTATTTTCTCATGCAGAGGACGTGTTGTAGTTACCGGAATGGGTAAATCCGGTCACATAGGCAAGAAAATCGCCGCCACCTTCGCCAGCACAGGCACTCCCGCTCTGTTCCTCCATCCGGCGGAAGGAGTTCACGGAGACTTGGGCATGCTTGTGAAGGGGGATGTGATGATAGCTCTCTCCAACAGCGGCGAGACGAAGGAGATTCTTGAGATTCTCCCTGTTATAAAGAGATTCAGCATTCCGCTTATCTGCATAGTGGGCAAGACAAATTCGATGCTCGCCAAAAAGAGCGACTGCGTTCTGGACGCATCCGTTGAGAAGGAGGCATGCCCCCTGAACCTTGCGCCGACAGCCAGCACAACCGCTGCGCTTGCCATGGGCGACGCTCTGGCTGTTGCCCTCCTTGAAAAGAGAGGCTTCAAAAAGGAGGATTTCGCGATCTTCCATCCGTCGGGCTCACTGGGCAAGCAGCTTCTCCTGAAGGTGGCGGATGTATACAATACAGGCGAGGCGCTGCCTGTGGTTAAAGAAGGCACTCCGGTTTCCGATGCCGTTTTTGTCATAAGCTCCAAAGGCTTCGGCTGCACAACGGTAATTGACGGGCAGGGCGCGCTGAAAGGCATACTCACCGACGGCGACTTAAGACGGGCTATGGAAAAGCACAGGGACAAGGTTTTTTCCATGAAAGTTGAGGAGGTCTGCACCAAGACTCCGAAGACAATTCCGGATGACGCCCTTGCCGCCAAGGCGCTTTCCGTTATGGAGACTTACTCCATAACATCGCTCATCACTGTTGATTCACAGGGCGTACCCACGGGAATAATCCATCTTCATGACCTGCTGAGAGCGGGGCTTGCATGAAGAAAGACATAAAGGTCCTCTTCCTCGATGTCGACGGTGTAATGACCGACGGCAAAATCATTTACAATGAAAGAGGGGAGGAAACTAAACATTTTAACGTCCACGATGGTCTTGGTATTAAGCTCGCTATGCGTGCGGGGCTTGAGATTATCATAATCTCCGGCAGAAAGTCCGTTGTCACCGATTACAGGGCGGCGGAGCTGGGCATAGAGGCGCACACGGGCATAGCGGACAAGGCTGCCCTCTACAGAGAGATCAGGGACGCTAAAGGTTACGCTGACTGCAACTGCGCAGCCATAGGCGATGATATAAACGACATAGGCATGCTGAGAGCGGCGGGTACCTCCGCCACTGTTGCGGACGCGCCGGAATATGTAAAGAGCGAAGCGGACTACATCACCTTTGCCAAAGGCGGAGAGGGTGCGGTCAGGGAGTTTATAGAATATATACTGAAAAAATGCGGAACATGGGAAGACGTTTTAAGATCATATTAGCCGCCGCGGGCGGAGTTGTTCTCCTGTTAGCTCTCTTCTCCTGCTCCGGCAGCGATAAGAGGGTGAAGGGCTATGTGCCGCCCTCAAACGTTTTTGAGATAACGGATTTTGAAATGCTCACCGGCAGGGAAGGGGCAAACTACCGCCTTACCGCCGTTAAAGCGTCATTCAACAGGATAGAAAATATAGCCGAACTCACCGATATTACAGTCGAGTTTGAAGACGGTGAGGAAAAGATAACCGCCAGAGCCGACAGAGGATATTATCTACAGAACCGTTATCTGGTCGCTGAGGGTAATATCAGGGGCAAAACAGACGATCTCAGCTTTGAAACCTCTGAAAGCGGCATAATGAATTATGATTTTGAAAGCTACACAGGAACCATTGAGAACGATGTCGTCTGCATGCAGGGCTCTAACACTATCAGAGCGGACAGGGCGGAAATGGACTTTAAAACTAAAATTACGGAGTTTAAAGGCAATGTATCGATTAGTTATTTTATGTAGCGTTATTCTGCTTGCCGCTTTTTCGGCATATGCGGTCGAAGGCTTTAATATGGGTTCTTCCGGTCCTATTCATATAGAAATGGATAATATGACCGTGCTTAAAGATAAAAATATCCTCAGAGGCAATGTATTCGTTAAGCGGGGTGTGCTTGAGGCTCGTTCCGAGGAGCTTGACGTCTATCTTAAAGGCAGTAAGGATGTCGAGAAGCTTATCTTCAAGGGCAATGTAAGGATAAACAAAGAGGACATGCGCGCGATCTCCGACAGGGCAGAGTTTTATGTCACGGAAGACAGAGCTGTGCTCAGCGGTTCAGTGAGAGTCTGGCAGGGGATCAACTACCTTGAGGGCGAAACCGTAACCATAAACAATAAGACCGGCGAAGCGAAGGTATTCAGAGGAAAAG is a genomic window of Geovibrio thiophilus containing:
- the folP gene encoding dihydropteroate synthase, with product MRLFEVTPEKDRIIYELKKVGVDPYALRMADKAVARAVKICGLTPAQGNIIKQESLACGIDAAVCRGTVNCAVERTDVLIIGTERGLKALSERLAVQPFNLPETGIALKSFLTKSKKRSFFSRGREFSLEKPLVMGIFNVTPDSFSDGGMLANEERVKAKLALFASQGADITDIGGESTRPGSDAVSLEEELARILPAVKLAKEMDLFVSVDTYKSKTALKALEKGADMINDISGLTFDSDMAKVCADFGAAVCLMHIKGEPKSMQEAPSYANLLEEVKSFLYDSADAAVKAGVREDSIILDPGFGFGKTLKDNHVILKYLEEFTSMGFPLLAGMSRKSMIGGITGKPPQERLIGTKSLEAVAVFKGADIIRSHDVAETAEMIKVVDYLRKAGCDA
- the cdaA gene encoding diadenylate cyclase CdaA — translated: MPEFLKFVTLIDLLDMTIIAVVVYRILLLIKGTRAIQMILGVLLLIVIAFASKYLGLKTTSWVLSNFTGYLFIILVVLFQPEIRRALAVFGETRMLGSGGKSTLKVLDEIVKAASILANRQIGALIVIEGNTDLEHYLETGETLKSLVTKDILISIFIPYSPLHDGAVIIKDGEILKAGCILPLSKKVDIGKNYGTRHRAAIGITEETDAVSVTVSEEKGSITVAHKGVLSEELDAEMLRIRLKELFEIDKRGAKKK
- a CDS encoding CdaR family protein; protein product: MKNLHLKILSVVIAVSLWFGLVSGEYQEFNVYAPVRLKNMQGELVAVSADTHVNVTAKTPRGLMRALDYNAVTVEIDVSALGYGDTYHRLTPEEIKLPSGVELVRVEPEGINITVDKLVKKSTKVVPTFIGEPHPGFKVGSVTVYPEYVEIQGATKKLAGINSIETKPVNLSSKKEGLTYSIGIKETDGVLTSTPEQVEVYVSFKENVMEDTIDNVSLIAVNLNDNLTAVINDIVSVRVKGRKDLLTPENIEKKIKFYVDLENIDKPGRHTLKVHSSKAEGYQVLKITPNKVRIRLERKGE
- the glmM gene encoding phosphoglucosamine mutase: MRKYFGTDGIRGKANVFPMTASFALRLGQAAAQQFKNGKKTHRIVVGKDTRVSGYMFENALVAGICSMGVDAVQVGVIPTPAIAFITRSLRADAGVVISASHNPYYDNGIKFFSSEGLKLPDEVELAIEQKTDSMVHGGEVSISAENIGKAYRIDTAVGRYVEFVKSSLDKDLDLMGMKIVMDCAHGSAYRVAPMAMMELGANVTTIGVEPNGTNINDGVGSVHPEKSAELVKKQGADVGISFDGDADRVIFVDEKGEVVDGDIIMGICARQMKLEGRLSRDTLVATVMSNYGFEKSMNGIGINIERCAVGDRYVLAKMLEGGYNIGGEQSGHMIFSDYNTTGDGMISAIQLLKVMRRTGKPLSELKQFIELFPQVLINEKVEKKIPLDELTVTSALIKSVEEKLKGRGRVLVRYSGTENKIRVMTEGYDHDEITSMARDITDTIVKEIGKK
- a CDS encoding pyridoxine 5'-phosphate synthase produces the protein MVKLGVNIDHVATVRQARRGHEPDPVQAAVLAELGGADGITVHLREDRRHINERDVMLLRETINIPLNLEMACSEEIIQIALAVMPETCTLVPEKREELTTEGGLDVISNYDMVKYTVEQLMNAGIAVSVFIDPDNRQIAKACETGAKYIELHTGSYAEAKGMQQRGELAKLSTAADFALETGFIVNAGHGLNYKNVGEVVTLRGMHEVNIGHSIIARSIFTGLTQAVKDMREAMDRAALHAGL
- the acpS gene encoding holo-ACP synthase, producing the protein MLGCDIVELYRIKAAYVRFGQRFLDKILSEREQAVFHKRNKNGINFLAGRFAAKESVSKSLKTGMRGIGFSDIEVLPVRGGAPEVYVKGVKRPDIEVSISHGKDYAIAVSMMRQG
- the kdsB gene encoding 3-deoxy-manno-octulosonate cytidylyltransferase: MSVVVIPARYESSRLPGKPLVKIGGVPMILRTAERCMKSGADRVIVVTDDMRVLDACAAVDGLEASMSDPAIPSGTDRVAKVAKFIEDDIVINVQGDEPFIDPELIDALIAELRADAELNMVTACTPFEEGEDSLNPNAVKVVFDNAGKALYFSRLPIPYDRDGSGAQRYRHIGIYGFRKNFLLKFSSMEQGRLENTEKLEQLRAMETGEKIRVIVTGYKPVSVDTAEDLIKAEEYLKRLGNG
- a CDS encoding CTP synthase, encoding MAKYIFVTGGVLSSLGKGITAASLGALLESRGYRVTVKKLDPYLNVDPGTMSPIQHGEVFVTEDGAETDLDLGHYERFLSSYTTKESNYTTGKIYKSVIDKERRGDYLGATVQVIPHITDEIKSNIRAGSENFDIVLVEIGGTVGDIESLPFLEAIRQFRYEDGENNVLYIHVTLVPYMKKAGELKTKPTQHSVKTLREIGIQADVLVCRSEYPLNDNYREKIALFCNVSKECVINAIDAASIYEIPHKMSKEGIDRVVLKKLRLEERESDLSVWEDIVYRLKQPEDTVDIAVVGKYISLKDAYISISEALLHGSIANKLKVNIKWIDAEDLEENTPDKFLDDVDGVLIPGGFGDRGVEGKINAVNFARIKDIPLFGICLGLQCMVVEYARNVLKLENAHSIEFAENTPHPVIHYMLEQKNIQNMGGTMRLGAYACKLEEGSTAYAAYGEPLISERHRHRLEVNNEYREALKKGGLHITGINPEKDLVEILELKTHRWFLGCQFHPEFKSKPTKPHPLFSSFIAASYKFKKEREELEGEGE
- a CDS encoding KpsF/GutQ family sugar-phosphate isomerase translates to MDILEAGKKTLDVEIDALHRVKDALGAGFVDAVELIFSCRGRVVVTGMGKSGHIGKKIAATFASTGTPALFLHPAEGVHGDLGMLVKGDVMIALSNSGETKEILEILPVIKRFSIPLICIVGKTNSMLAKKSDCVLDASVEKEACPLNLAPTASTTAALAMGDALAVALLEKRGFKKEDFAIFHPSGSLGKQLLLKVADVYNTGEALPVVKEGTPVSDAVFVISSKGFGCTTVIDGQGALKGILTDGDLRRAMEKHRDKVFSMKVEEVCTKTPKTIPDDALAAKALSVMETYSITSLITVDSQGVPTGIIHLHDLLRAGLA
- a CDS encoding KdsC family phosphatase → MKKDIKVLFLDVDGVMTDGKIIYNERGEETKHFNVHDGLGIKLAMRAGLEIIIISGRKSVVTDYRAAELGIEAHTGIADKAALYREIRDAKGYADCNCAAIGDDINDIGMLRAAGTSATVADAPEYVKSEADYITFAKGGEGAVREFIEYILKKCGTWEDVLRSY
- the lptC gene encoding LPS export ABC transporter periplasmic protein LptC, with amino-acid sequence MGRRFKIILAAAGGVVLLLALFSCSGSDKRVKGYVPPSNVFEITDFEMLTGREGANYRLTAVKASFNRIENIAELTDITVEFEDGEEKITARADRGYYLQNRYLVAEGNIRGKTDDLSFETSESGIMNYDFESYTGTIENDVVCMQGSNTIRADRAEMDFKTKITEFKGNVSISYFM
- a CDS encoding LptA/OstA family protein, whose translation is MGSSGPIHIEMDNMTVLKDKNILRGNVFVKRGVLEARSEELDVYLKGSKDVEKLIFKGNVRINKEDMRAISDRAEFYVTEDRAVLSGSVRVWQGINYLEGETVTINNKTGEAKVFRGKDKRVKIILNPEEGK